Genomic segment of Iocasia fonsfrigidae:
CCAATCAAATTAATCTCAGTATTATGTTCATCCTTTAACCATTCTAATTCCTTATTAAGCACCTGATTATCAAGCTGATTTGCCACCAAATCAAAACTATTTGACTCTGCCTGTTTTAATAGTTCTTTTATATTATTAGAATTAATTACATAATCACTAACCTTATTCCTTAAAGCAAGTAAATAATCCTCATTTATATTTAGGATTAACTCCTGTTCATGACTTAATCCTAAGTCCTGACAAAAGTCTTTTTTACTCTCCTGAAATTCTTTTTTAAATTTTTCAATTGATATGCTGCCTCTTTTACAGTCAATTGACTCTTAAGAAATTCTATCTTCCCAGCTTCACCAATATCACTCTTGGCTTCTACCTCTTTAAACTCCTTTTTAGCTAACTTGAGTTCTTCAGTATATACCACTTCTTTTTCCTTTAAACGAATCAGATTAAGATAAGTCTCCAGCCAGGAAATTAGCTGAACAGTTCTATTTTCTGCTAGTTTCTTTTTTAACTTTTCTAATTTCTTTTCCTGAGTATATAAATCCTGATCAGATTCAATTGGGGTCCAGGGAAATATCTTCTGAGAAACATCAATAGTATATTCAGAACTAAAATCATCTGTATCAACATCTATGGTCGGTCCCAGGGAAAAACCAGATGAGTAATCCTTAGTAAAACCTATTCCCAGATCTCCATCCTCATCACCACTAACATTATCATTATCTGTCAAATTATAATCAGCATCTACAGTAACCTGCCAGTTCTGTCCTGCTTTAATTAGTTCAATATCACGCTCAAGTCCTTCGATCTCCTGTTTAATATCTTTTAGGGTATCACTATTTTCTAAACCAAACTCTACTGCCTGTTCAAAACTAAGCGAAGCAGCCATAGTAATCTCAGGGAAATAAAAAGAGAAAACCACTCCAATTATAAGTAAAATAACAACTTTATTCTCCTGCTGCATTCTCATCCATAAACACCCCGGTTTCTAAACAAAGCGCCTCTAATAAATCATGTTCTGTGAGATAATAATTAGCAATTGCCTCTTTATAGTTATATTCTGTCTCTAAAATACTAGCCTCATACTGCAAAACGTCTGTTCTGGTACTAATCCCAGCATCATATTGTTTTTTAATCAAGCCATATTCTTCTTTATCCTTAGCTAACCTCTCCTTCTTCAATTCTATATCTTTTACTGCCTGTTTAAATTCAAAGTAACTTTCCTGAGTAGAGGTAATAATATTATCTTTAATGTCCTCTGTTCCCAGATGAGAAATTTTTGCAGCTAACCCCTTAATTTTTATATCTAATGCTGAAGAAGATATCCCAGCGCGCTTTTCATCTATTTCCGCTAACTCCTCTTCTTTTTTACTTAATTGTAATTCCAAACTGTTTTCCAGAGCAGTTTCAATAGCTGTCTCTTCATTTATATCCCAAACCTCAGGTTTCTCTAGAGCCTCAATTTTAAACTCACTTCCTTCTAACCCCAGGGTCATTTTAAATTGTCTTAGACTCTGAGTATATTTGTCCTTGATTTTTTCCAATTCAAAGCAGGCATCATTATATGTATTACTCTGGTCTAATAAATCAATACTACTTATATCACCTATTTTATGCTGGGCCTGATACTGTTCCAGTAAGCGTTTTTCTGCTGCAACTGTTTTTTCTTTCACCTTAATATTTAATTTGTTTAACCAGACATCAATATACTGTTGGATAGTCGTTCCTATCACACTATCCCTGGTATCTTTATATTCTTTTTCGGCTTCTTCTAGATCATACTCTGCTTCTAATTCATTATACCTGGATTGCTCTGTTAAATTATTGGCTACAGCTTTCTTATATTCTAATCTAGCCTTTTCATAATTATACTCTGCAGTTTTAAGTTCCAGATTCTCAATTAAAACTATCTCAACAGCCTTCTGTAAATTCATCCTTTCAATTTTATTCCCATGAGCCATCACAGAAATAGTAGCTGTAATAATTAATGCTATTAGACAGATAAATATATTTTTCATAATTTGTTTTTCACGCCCCTTTATTTTCAAAAGCCTCTATCTTAGAAATATCCTGATTTTATACTTCAATACAAATACTTTTTAGTAATAACACCCCCCTGTTATAATTAGTCTAAAATACTATTATCGAGTAATTATCAAGTAATTATGGATAATTGTCAAATCTGTATATAAATTTAATTTAATATGTGTTTTTGCTGATTATTTTACTAAAATTATATACCACTTTTATACTAATATTATAACAGCTTCTATTATGAAAACAATTAAAATAGGATTAAAAATACATTAAGTTTACAAACTTTTTAAGTTTTTGAAGTTCAAACATGTTCAGAATATTTTCTCTGATCCTACCAATTTTATACCCTTTTTTTATTGATTGTTTCTCAATATTTGTTTTATAGCCATCTAATTAGTATTATAACTATTTAATAGTAAGGTGTTAATATTACTTTAAGTAGTTTTATGCCCATATTACGTTATTGCCCCGTTGACAATTAATTATTAATCTAATATACTTGAATATAGGTTTTAAGAGGAGGAGTATTTTTGAAGAAGATACAGATTAAATATAATCCTGTCTTAGAGTTTTTTTGTTCTATCGGTAGAATTATATATAATAAAGAAATGAAATTGAATAAATGGTTCAATACATTTGACTTTAATGAAGATATCCAGAATTATATAAAAAATGTAAATAGTAATATGTCATCTTTGATGAAAAATGATATGGATATTCTCACTAAAAAATTTATAGGGGGACTTGTGGTACCGATATATTTCTGCCTATCAGAAAATATTACTGTATTAAATGATTTCTTTATCCAGTTTGCTAAACTGACTGGGGCCGATTTTTTTAGGATGTACACTAAAATTTTTGATATTACTAGCCTTCTTGATGATGAGCCTGCTATTATTATGAAGGTTCTAAAAGAAAAACTAAATGTGGATTTTCCATCAGAAGACGATAAATTGTTTCCAGAGTTTAAGAAACATCCTGAAGAGATCAAGAATAGACTTGAAGTTTTTTTTAAGTTTTATTATGAGAAATTTTATCGGAAGATTGAAGATAAACCAATAGAATTTATGAGAAATAAATTGGGAGACTATAAAAGGCAATATGAAACTGATGGCATTGAATTTTTATCAAACCTTTTAGCCTTAGATATGGAAAATCTGGTAGAGTCTCATAATCAAATTTTTCTATATCCTTCATATTTTTACGAAATAGGTATGACACAGCATTTGACAAATGATTCTATGTGCATATTATTTGGACATTTATTAGAACAAAGGGTTAATGTAAATTTTAAGCAAAGAAGAGCTAAGGAAATATTAAAGATACTGGGAGATGAAAAAAGATATGAAATACTAAAACTTTTAGGTAAAAGAAAATATTTCGGAGTAGAACTGGCAGAAGCCGTTAACCTAACAAAAGCAACCATATCCTATCATACGAATAAAATGATGGCCCTTGGACTTTTGAATCTTCATTTGGGTGAAAATAATAGGGTATATTTCAGTCTCAATAAAAAAACTTTAAAAGAAATGTTAGAATATGTTTATCAAGATATGTCAAGTGAATGATAAATATATTTCTTATTAAATGACAAACAACTTTTTAAAATTAATTTTTTTTAAAATCATGAAGCTGTCTCAAAATGAGGCAGCTTCTTTTAAGTGATCTGCCTCACAAATGCAGGAAGCAGATTGGTACTGTTTTGATCTTATCGATATACGAGTTAGATCGTGACATGAGTGATATCTCATCTTTAATTTTAATAATAATCATATACATCAGTATAATAAAGAAATAGCAGACAAGATAGACTAAATGAAATTAACCAACTGAGATTATACAAGAGGGAAGGTGTTTTCCTGGATAGAGCGAAAAAGCAGAAATTATACTTTCGTACTGGATAAAATATTTGCAGAGAAAAAATAAATTTTAATATTTCTTAAGTAATTAACATAAATTTAAAAAAAATAAACCATTTACCATAATAACTATTTATTAAGAAATATTTTTTATTATACCTCAGTTTTTTCTATTTCAAAAGAATATTAAATTAATAAGATGAATTATCATCATTTACTCTCTACAAGCCTGTAGCCATAACCATAAAGTGTCTCAAGATTTAAGGATAAGAGCTTTTTTCTTAATCTCCTGACCAGGTCATCTACCACCCGTTCAGTACCAACATAATTAGTATCCCATACATGTGATAAGATTTGTTTGCGGGAAAGGGCCTGCTGTTTATGTCTGGTAAAAAATAAAAGGAGATCAAATTCTTTAGATGTAAGGGGAATTTCCTCCTTTTGCTGATTTAATACCTTCCTTTTTTTAATATCGATTATGTAGGGAAGAGAAATCACATCTTCATCAATAGTTTTTTCACCCTTGTATACCCTTTCAAGCAACTTATTACTTCTAATGATTAGTTCACGGGGTAGAAATGGTTTGGCCAGATAATCATCACTACCCTTTTCCAGCCCCAGGACTCTGTCAAGACTGTCATCACGTGCCGAAATAAAAATTACAGGTGTCCGAGGATACCTGTCTTTAATTTCGTCTATCAATTGATACCCATCAATATCAGGTAGCATAATATCTAAAATCCAAAGGTGCGGGTTGTCAGGGATTGCTTTTTTAGCTTTTGAGCCTGTTAAAAAGGACTCTACTTCCCAACCTTCTTTGGCTAAATATGAATATAATAAGTGATTCAAATTTTCCTCATCTTCAACTAAATATACTTTATAACTCATACCAGCCCCTCCTATTTATTTTTAGTTTTAAATTTTAAAAGTCTTAAATATTAATACTTAGATTAGTATCAATATTCTCTTCTGTATTACTACCATTAATAATCTCTTGCCAGGCCTCCAATAATTGCAGCAACAATTTTTTTACAAATTTAATTTTTTCAGTATCTTTATGGATGTTTGCCTGGATAAGTTGATGATTCATATATTCATAGAGCATAGCTAAATTCTCTGCTATCTCTCCACCTTGCTGCATATTTAAGGAACTCATTAATTCATTGATAACCTTTCGGGCTCGCTGCAAGTAATTATTGGCTCCTTCAAAATCTTTATCATTAATACACTTTATAGCTAATCCCAAAAACTTAATACACCCTTGATAGAGCATAAGTAATAACTTCCCTTGATTAGCAGTTTTTATCTGCACATCTTTATACTGCTGATAAGCACCCTTTTTTCTCATGAAAGTCACCCCTTTTTTAATCTTAATTTCTCCCTACGGTCTACAAAAAAACCACAGGTCTTACCTAATTTTTTTATGTATACATTTCTCACTCTTTTAGCATGATTTATATCAAGAACTTTTTTTTTCAAACTCTGGTATTTATCGGAGACAATCTCCTGATTCTTCTGATCAATTTTATAGAGTTCCAATAACAAACTATCAATCTCTTCTTTCTGGGCCGTAAAGCTAGATATATCCTGAGCACTAGGGTTAAATAGTTTAGTTAATTTTGCTAACTCTTTTTTTCCACTACTAATTGAGTCAATTTTTTTGTCTAACTTTTTTAATTTATCTATCCTTAAAGATTGACTCTTTATCAGTCTATTTAACTTATTAAACCTTTCTTCACGGCAAAACTCTTCATGATATTGAGATAAATGCAGCAATTCAACTAATAACTCTTTTTTCTCTTCAAGGAGATCTATTACTTTTTTAAAGCTATTTTCTTTATTATTCATCTAATATCACCTAACTTAAAATACTTTACATTATTTTATAAGAGGGAGTCAATTTCTAGATAAGAAAAATTGACACCCTTCATAGTTCAACTATAAAAGTCTTAACTTGAAGTAAAGGAACTTATATAAGAAGCAATGGTATCCATCTGCGAGATAGCAATCTCCATGGCAGCAAATTGATTATAATACTTATCTTCTAAATCTGACATATGGTCTTTCTGTTCTTCAATCTCTTCTTTTAATTCCTCAATCTGCTCTGTTAAGCTATTATCATATTCTGTATCATCATTTTCTATACCAGCTAATTCAAGTAGTGTACCATTATAACCATTCTCATTCATACTGGTACTAACATTGGAATCCATAATATCATCTAAACGCTGTGATAAACCATTACTATCATAATCATCCCCACTGGCTGTAAAAAGTTCAGTAACTGCCTCAGGGTCTGATTCTATAGCTTCGGCCAGGGCATCTTCATCTATTACTAATTTACCCTGATCCTCATATTCATCACTGGTGGTAATCCCTATTTCATAAAGACTGATACCAGCCCCTTCAACACTATCATAGAGTGCAGTCCTCATTTTACTGACCATATTGGTCAGTGTACTGTCATCAGCCAGTATACCGGTTTTGGCCTTTTCATTCCATTTCTCTATTTCATCCTCTGACATCTCTTCTTCTTCTTCATCTGTTAATGGTTCATAATCATAATCCCTTTCCTCATCCAGTCTACTATTGATATCTTCTATTAAGGCATTATAATCCTCAACAAAGGCAGTAATCGTCTCCATTACTTGATCAGAACTGGATTCAATAGAAAAATCAATCTCTCCGGTATAATCCTCTTTTAGATTAATGGTTATACCATTGAAAGAGAATTTATTACTGGCCCTGGTGATTGTCTGACTGCCACTGCCGTCATCGTATTCCAGGGTAGCATCTGAACCATAATATGTCTGTGAAGTATCAAATTGGAGTGACTCCAGCAAATTACCTGTTAGATCAGAAAACTCAATCTTCTGGGCTGAACCGGTATCATCTGTTTCAATAGTAAACTGGTCATTTAACTCATCATAAGTTATTTCTACACCAGCATCAGAATCATTCACCGTTTCTATTATTTCCTCAAGTGAAGTAGTAGTAGATGTAAAGGTAAAGGTCTCCCCATTAATGGTAAAACTAATATCATCTTCACTACCATCAACACTTAAAGCAGTAGCAAAATTATCGCTTATATCAGCCAGGTTACTATTTAAGTCAACCCTGTTGGATAGATTAACATCAGAAAAACCAAGGGTATCCAGGGCATCACTATCTGAATCAGGACTCAGGGTCATCTCATTAGTAGTGTCAGTAGTAAAGACAAGCTGACCGCTACTGGCATCACCATCTAAATTTACTGTAATATTACCACTACCTACAGCATCATCGACTTGAGACTGCACTTCAGCCTGTAGGTCAGTAAGGTCAGTATAAGTCCCTGTTGCAAGGTTAATTGTTAAAGTCACATCATTAAAGGTAATATTAAATTGATTATTACTACTATCAATAACTATACCAGCGTTAATTGAATCAGCCCTTACCTCAGCACTGAGAGAAGCACTACTTTCAGTACTGGCCGTAGTAGCCACAGTTATATTACTGATCGTATAATTACCCTGTGCTGCATCAGCATTAGCAGAAACACTGAGATAAGAAGACAAGGACTCATCAATAAATTCTACTGCATTACTATTAAATGTTGAGGCAGATAAGAGATTAGTAGCAGAGGTGTAATTAAAATATGTATCCTGAAAGGCGGTAATATCATTAATAACCTCACGATAGGCCTCCTGCTCCCATTCCAGATAGGTCTTTTCCTGTTCCAGTTTATTTAGGTTTATTTCTTCAGCCTCCATTAAGTCCTCAACCAGTGAGTCAGTATCCAGTCCGGAAACAATCCCGGTAATTCTTGAAATATCAGACACAATATATCCCCCCTTTTCTAAACCTTTTCATCAAGCAGTATTCCAGCAATTTCACAAAATTTAGCCACCATATTGAGTATTTTTTCTGATGGAATCTCTTTGATGACCTCATCTGTCTCATTATCTATAATTTTAACCATGATTTTATTGGTCTCTTCATGGATAGTAAATTCAATACTCTTATTAAAGACCTGTACACCCTCATTGGCTGATTCAATTACAGTCTTTAATCCACTTTTATTACCTTCCTCACACTCTTCATTCCCTGAATTATTTTCTGAATAACTAAGTTTATTACTATCTTTAATTTCAGGATTATCAAGTAAATTAAGATCACTAAGATTAGTGTCCAGCTGTTTAGTCATATTATGTCCAGCTGCTATACTATCCAGATACATAGGCCCCCCCTGCTTTACAATTTTAAAAGAGCCAGGGAGTAACCCCTCCCCGGCTCTCTTGGATTTAATTTACTCTTCATTACTGAAGTAAGGTTAATACATTCTGGGTCTGGGAATTAGCCTGAGCCAGCATAGAAGTAGCGGCCTGAGTTAGGACATTATTCTGACTGTATTCAGTCATCTCTGCTGCCATGTCAGCATCCCGTATCCTTGATTGAGCTGAGGTCAGGTTCTCAGATTGCGTTTCCAGGTTATTAATGGTGTGTTGCAGCCTGTTCTGATAAGCACCTAATTGGGCCCTTTCACTAGAGACACTTTTAACAGCATCATCAATGACGTCAACGGCTGCTTCAGCATTATCCGCGGTAGTAACATCAATTTCATCTACACCTAGGGCAGAAGTAGACATATCATTGATAGCCATTTCAGTTGTCTGTCCCTCATTAGCACCGATCTGGAAAGAAATTGAATTATTGTTTATTGTAATAATATCACTATCAAATAAAGTAATATTATCAGTAGCATCTGTCAGACTGCTATCTACTGTAATAGCAATGCCACCTGTAGTTGTAATAACACTGTCGGCGTCTGTTGATAAACCAGAATCACTACTTATAGTAGTTCCAGCAGAATCTGTTATAGTAACATCTGCTTCAATCTCTACATCAAAATCTGCAGATCCTGCGGTATAAGTACCTGAAGCAATAGTAAAATAGCCATTCGTTGTCGTCACATCGCCAGATCCTATAGTAGAAGTGTCACCTGAATCAATCTCATTACCTTCACTATCATACACAGTAACTGTATTAGCAGAATCATCATAAGCTATAGAATAACTGCCTGCACTTAAACCAGCATTTACTGTCATATTT
This window contains:
- a CDS encoding TolC family protein, encoding MRMQQENKVVILLIIGVVFSFYFPEITMAASLSFEQAVEFGLENSDTLKDIKQEIEGLERDIELIKAGQNWQVTVDADYNLTDNDNVSGDEDGDLGIGFTKDYSSGFSLGPTIDVDTDDFSSEYTIDVSQKIFPWTPIESDQDLYTQEKKLEKLKKKLAENRTVQLISWLETYLNLIRLKEKEVVYTEELKLAKKEFKEVEAKSDIGEAGKIEFLKSQLTVKEAAYQLKNLKKNFRRVKKTFVRT
- a CDS encoding TolC family protein: MKNIFICLIALIITATISVMAHGNKIERMNLQKAVEIVLIENLELKTAEYNYEKARLEYKKAVANNLTEQSRYNELEAEYDLEEAEKEYKDTRDSVIGTTIQQYIDVWLNKLNIKVKEKTVAAEKRLLEQYQAQHKIGDISSIDLLDQSNTYNDACFELEKIKDKYTQSLRQFKMTLGLEGSEFKIEALEKPEVWDINEETAIETALENSLELQLSKKEEELAEIDEKRAGISSSALDIKIKGLAAKISHLGTEDIKDNIITSTQESYFEFKQAVKDIELKKERLAKDKEEYGLIKKQYDAGISTRTDVLQYEASILETEYNYKEAIANYYLTEHDLLEALCLETGVFMDENAAGE
- a CDS encoding winged helix-turn-helix domain-containing protein gives rise to the protein MKKIQIKYNPVLEFFCSIGRIIYNKEMKLNKWFNTFDFNEDIQNYIKNVNSNMSSLMKNDMDILTKKFIGGLVVPIYFCLSENITVLNDFFIQFAKLTGADFFRMYTKIFDITSLLDDEPAIIMKVLKEKLNVDFPSEDDKLFPEFKKHPEEIKNRLEVFFKFYYEKFYRKIEDKPIEFMRNKLGDYKRQYETDGIEFLSNLLALDMENLVESHNQIFLYPSYFYEIGMTQHLTNDSMCILFGHLLEQRVNVNFKQRRAKEILKILGDEKRYEILKLLGKRKYFGVELAEAVNLTKATISYHTNKMMALGLLNLHLGENNRVYFSLNKKTLKEMLEYVYQDMSSE
- a CDS encoding response regulator transcription factor produces the protein MSYKVYLVEDEENLNHLLYSYLAKEGWEVESFLTGSKAKKAIPDNPHLWILDIMLPDIDGYQLIDEIKDRYPRTPVIFISARDDSLDRVLGLEKGSDDYLAKPFLPRELIIRSNKLLERVYKGEKTIDEDVISLPYIIDIKKRKVLNQQKEEIPLTSKEFDLLLFFTRHKQQALSRKQILSHVWDTNYVGTERVVDDLVRRLRKKLLSLNLETLYGYGYRLVESK
- the fliS gene encoding flagellar export chaperone FliS, which produces MRKKGAYQQYKDVQIKTANQGKLLLMLYQGCIKFLGLAIKCINDKDFEGANNYLQRARKVINELMSSLNMQQGGEIAENLAMLYEYMNHQLIQANIHKDTEKIKFVKKLLLQLLEAWQEIINGSNTEENIDTNLSINI
- the flgN gene encoding flagellar export chaperone FlgN → MNNKENSFKKVIDLLEEKKELLVELLHLSQYHEEFCREERFNKLNRLIKSQSLRIDKLKKLDKKIDSISSGKKELAKLTKLFNPSAQDISSFTAQKEEIDSLLLELYKIDQKNQEIVSDKYQSLKKKVLDINHAKRVRNVYIKKLGKTCGFFVDRREKLRLKKG
- the fliD gene encoding flagellar filament capping protein FliD — protein: MSDISRITGIVSGLDTDSLVEDLMEAEEINLNKLEQEKTYLEWEQEAYREVINDITAFQDTYFNYTSATNLLSASTFNSNAVEFIDESLSSYLSVSANADAAQGNYTISNITVATTASTESSASLSAEVRADSINAGIVIDSSNNQFNITFNDVTLTINLATGTYTDLTDLQAEVQSQVDDAVGSGNITVNLDGDASSGQLVFTTDTTNEMTLSPDSDSDALDTLGFSDVNLSNRVDLNSNLADISDNFATALSVDGSEDDISFTINGETFTFTSTTTSLEEIIETVNDSDAGVEITYDELNDQFTIETDDTGSAQKIEFSDLTGNLLESLQFDTSQTYYGSDATLEYDDGSGSQTITRASNKFSFNGITINLKEDYTGEIDFSIESSSDQVMETITAFVEDYNALIEDINSRLDEERDYDYEPLTDEEEEEMSEDEIEKWNEKAKTGILADDSTLTNMVSKMRTALYDSVEGAGISLYEIGITTSDEYEDQGKLVIDEDALAEAIESDPEAVTELFTASGDDYDSNGLSQRLDDIMDSNVSTSMNENGYNGTLLELAGIENDDTEYDNSLTEQIEELKEEIEEQKDHMSDLEDKYYNQFAAMEIAISQMDTIASYISSFTSS
- a CDS encoding flagellar protein FlaG — protein: MYLDSIAAGHNMTKQLDTNLSDLNLLDNPEIKDSNKLSYSENNSGNEECEEGNKSGLKTVIESANEGVQVFNKSIEFTIHEETNKIMVKIIDNETDEVIKEIPSEKILNMVAKFCEIAGILLDEKV